The following coding sequences lie in one Mesorhizobium sp. NZP2298 genomic window:
- a CDS encoding ABC transporter permease — MTLHIDIPEETFSSILAKAFRNTAFVTGFVITVLILAMAIISYVWTPYDVTKLIIADKTQGPSPTHWFGTDHFGRDILSMIMVGARNSIAVALVAVGIGMGIGVPLGAFAAARGGLIDEALMRVNDLVFAFPALLSAIMITAIFGPGAVNAIIAIGIFNIPVFARVARAGALAIWPREFILAARAAGKSSTQITVEHVLPNIATLLLVQGTIQFALGILAEAGLSYLGLGAQPPMPSWGRMLFDAQTRMVVAPWMAIFPGMAIVITVLGLNLLGDGIADILDPKSRRQR; from the coding sequence ATGACCTTGCACATCGATATCCCCGAGGAGACATTCAGCTCCATTCTGGCCAAGGCGTTCCGAAACACGGCTTTCGTCACCGGCTTCGTCATCACCGTGCTGATCCTGGCGATGGCTATAATCTCCTATGTCTGGACGCCTTACGACGTGACGAAGCTGATCATTGCGGACAAGACGCAAGGACCTTCGCCAACCCATTGGTTCGGCACCGACCATTTCGGCCGCGATATCCTGTCGATGATCATGGTTGGCGCCCGCAATTCGATCGCCGTGGCGCTGGTCGCGGTCGGCATCGGCATGGGCATCGGCGTGCCGCTCGGCGCCTTTGCCGCGGCACGCGGCGGCTTGATCGACGAGGCGCTGATGCGCGTCAACGATCTGGTCTTCGCCTTTCCCGCGCTGCTGTCGGCCATCATGATCACCGCCATCTTCGGGCCGGGCGCCGTCAACGCCATCATCGCCATCGGCATCTTCAACATCCCGGTCTTTGCCCGCGTCGCCCGCGCCGGTGCGCTGGCGATCTGGCCGCGCGAATTCATCCTTGCCGCGCGCGCAGCGGGCAAGAGCAGCACGCAGATCACCGTCGAACATGTGCTGCCCAACATCGCCACGCTGCTGCTGGTCCAGGGCACCATCCAGTTCGCGCTGGGTATCCTGGCCGAGGCTGGGCTTTCCTATCTCGGCCTCGGCGCACAACCGCCAATGCCAAGTTGGGGCCGCATGCTGTTCGACGCCCAGACCCGCATGGTGGTGGCGCCCTGGATGGCGATCTTCCCCGGCATGGCGATCGTCATCACCGTGCTTGGGCTCAATCTTCTGGGCGACGGCATCGCCGATATTCTCGACCCGAAATCGCGGCGGCAGCGATGA
- a CDS encoding lipid A biosynthesis lauroyl acyltransferase produces the protein MLKKFRRDLRFRYGRQLRQANYWLVARAAMIILSVLRLLPVDSALNFADRVARLIGPRVGRHQVAIDNLRNAYPEKSEDEIQAIASDMWGNMARLAAEYIFLDALFDYDPAASKPGRVEVKGVEHFVEIAAEKQPHIVFTGHLGNFELLPVAAATFGMNITALFRPPNNPYLADYILSTRRSTMGALLPSMAGASFALASVLENGGNIGVLVDQKFSNGLETTFFGRPCQSNRVLGTLARHYDCDVYPARCIRLPGNRFRLEIEDKLVLPRTADGSVDVHATTQLLNDVVERWVREDPGQWMWFHKRWEISNWRRKKRPKPAPAASA, from the coding sequence GTGCTCAAGAAGTTTCGCCGCGACCTCAGATTTCGCTACGGTCGGCAGTTGCGCCAGGCGAACTACTGGCTGGTTGCGCGTGCGGCGATGATCATCCTTTCGGTGCTGCGCCTGCTGCCGGTCGACAGCGCATTGAATTTCGCCGACCGGGTCGCGCGCCTCATTGGCCCCCGGGTCGGGCGCCATCAGGTCGCCATCGACAATCTGCGCAACGCCTATCCGGAAAAGAGCGAGGACGAAATCCAGGCCATCGCCTCCGACATGTGGGGCAACATGGCCCGCCTCGCCGCCGAATACATCTTCCTCGACGCCCTGTTCGACTATGACCCGGCTGCCAGCAAGCCCGGCCGCGTCGAGGTCAAGGGAGTAGAACATTTCGTCGAGATCGCCGCGGAGAAGCAGCCGCATATCGTCTTCACCGGCCATCTCGGCAATTTCGAACTGCTGCCGGTGGCGGCGGCCACTTTCGGCATGAACATCACGGCGCTGTTTCGCCCGCCCAACAACCCATACCTCGCCGACTACATCCTTTCGACGCGGCGTTCGACCATGGGGGCGCTGCTGCCGTCGATGGCGGGAGCCTCGTTTGCCCTGGCGTCTGTGTTGGAAAACGGCGGCAATATCGGTGTCCTTGTCGACCAGAAATTCTCCAACGGCCTGGAGACGACATTCTTCGGCCGTCCCTGCCAAAGCAACCGGGTGCTCGGCACCCTTGCCCGCCACTACGACTGCGACGTCTATCCGGCGCGTTGCATCAGGTTGCCAGGCAACCGTTTCCGGCTCGAGATCGAGGACAAGCTGGTCCTGCCGCGCACCGCTGACGGCAGCGTCGACGTCCACGCCACCACCCAGCTGCTGAACGATGTGGTCGAGCGCTGGGTGCGCGAGGATCCCGGCCAGTGGATGTGGTTTCACAAAAGGTGGGAAATCAGCAACTGGCGGCGCAAAAAGCGGCCGAAGCCAGCTCCTGCCGCGAGCGCTTAG
- a CDS encoding ABC transporter permease, translating into MTTYLLKRLAISLATLVLASIVVFAVLEILPGDPARLMLGMNASADQVELLRNQMGLNAPLALRYLHWAGGLLSLDFGRSYTYSVPVIDLVRERLAVSLPLALIALALSTLIAIPVGLFSASRRGRAGDTISMGAAQLGVAVPNFWFALMLIYVFAVWLRLVPAGGFPGWGAGIWPALKSLLLPAVALALPQAAILARVTRSALIEVLNEDYIRTARAKGLPYRAVLWRHALRNAMIPVLTILGLQFAFLLAGTIVIENVFYLPGLGRLVFQAITQRDLIVVESVVMLLVAAVIAVNLVVDLSYAVVDPRLRGLQ; encoded by the coding sequence ATGACCACCTATCTCCTCAAGCGCCTGGCCATCTCCCTCGCCACGCTGGTGCTGGCTTCCATCGTGGTGTTCGCGGTGCTGGAGATCCTGCCCGGCGATCCGGCGCGGCTGATGCTGGGCATGAACGCCAGCGCCGACCAGGTTGAACTCTTGCGCAATCAGATGGGCCTCAACGCGCCGCTTGCCCTGCGCTATTTGCACTGGGCCGGCGGCCTGCTCAGCCTCGATTTCGGCCGCTCCTACACCTATTCGGTGCCGGTCATCGACCTCGTGCGCGAACGCTTGGCCGTCTCCCTGCCGCTGGCGCTGATCGCGCTCGCGCTCTCCACCCTCATCGCCATTCCGGTCGGCCTGTTTTCCGCCAGCCGGCGCGGCCGCGCCGGTGACACGATTTCCATGGGCGCGGCACAGCTTGGCGTCGCCGTGCCCAATTTCTGGTTCGCGCTGATGCTGATCTATGTCTTCGCCGTCTGGCTGCGGCTGGTGCCGGCCGGCGGGTTTCCCGGCTGGGGAGCCGGTATCTGGCCTGCGCTGAAATCGCTGCTGCTGCCGGCGGTCGCCCTTGCGCTGCCGCAAGCAGCGATCCTGGCGCGCGTCACCCGCTCGGCATTGATCGAGGTGCTGAACGAGGACTATATCCGCACCGCCCGCGCCAAGGGCCTGCCCTACCGCGCCGTGCTGTGGCGGCACGCGCTGCGCAACGCCATGATCCCGGTGCTGACCATCCTTGGCCTGCAATTCGCCTTCCTGCTCGCCGGCACCATCGTCATCGAGAATGTGTTCTATCTCCCGGGCCTCGGCCGGCTGGTGTTCCAGGCGATTACCCAGCGCGACCTGATCGTCGTCGAAAGCGTCGTCATGCTGCTGGTTGCCGCCGTCATTGCCGTCAACCTCGTTGTCGACCTTTCCTACGCGGTAGTCGATCCGCGCCTGAGAGGCCTGCAATGA
- a CDS encoding ABC transporter substrate-binding protein: MKLWKTLLAAAVLAVATATSAFAARTDLVIGIPLEPPHLDPTAGAAAAIREVTYANVFEGLTRIGPNGEVLPDLAESWAISDDGKVYTFKLHTGVKFHDGTDFSADDVKFSLDRARAENSVNAQKQLFAAIDKVEVVDPATVKVTLSHPQGSFLYNMGWGDAVIVSSKSADTNKEKPVGTGPFKFQSWAKGSSITLVKSVHYWGTPAFLEKVEFRIVPDAAAAVPALLSGDIQAFPFFDPDSVSQVKDDPRFKVVVGATEGETILSINNKKPPFDKLQVRQAISYALDRKAIIDGASAGLGLPIGSHMSPANKYYVDLTGRYPHDVAKAKELLKEAGLENGFKATLKLPPTTYARLGGEIIASQLRDVGINLEIIPVEWAQWLDQVFTKKDYDLTIVSHTEPNDIDIYARKDYYFNYDNPAFNKVIADLELTSDEAKRKELYAQAQKILADDAVVGFLYELPKVGVWDAKLQGLWEDAPIPANDLTKVKWSE; this comes from the coding sequence ATGAAACTGTGGAAGACCCTTCTGGCCGCTGCCGTGCTGGCGGTCGCAACCGCCACGTCGGCGTTTGCCGCCCGGACTGATCTTGTCATCGGCATTCCGCTTGAACCCCCGCATCTCGACCCGACGGCGGGGGCGGCCGCGGCAATCCGGGAGGTCACCTACGCCAATGTGTTCGAGGGCCTGACCCGGATCGGCCCGAATGGCGAGGTTCTGCCGGATCTCGCCGAAAGCTGGGCCATTTCCGATGACGGCAAGGTCTACACCTTCAAGCTGCACACCGGCGTGAAATTCCACGACGGCACCGATTTCAGCGCCGACGACGTGAAGTTCTCGCTCGACCGTGCCCGCGCGGAAAACTCCGTCAACGCGCAAAAGCAGCTCTTTGCCGCCATCGACAAGGTCGAAGTGGTCGACCCCGCCACCGTGAAGGTGACGCTCAGCCACCCGCAAGGCTCGTTCCTCTACAATATGGGCTGGGGCGATGCGGTGATCGTGTCGTCGAAATCCGCCGACACCAACAAGGAAAAGCCCGTTGGCACCGGCCCCTTCAAATTCCAAAGCTGGGCCAAGGGCTCATCGATCACCCTGGTGAAATCAGTTCATTACTGGGGCACCCCTGCTTTCCTCGAAAAGGTCGAGTTCCGCATCGTTCCCGATGCCGCGGCCGCGGTGCCGGCTCTGCTTTCCGGCGACATACAGGCTTTCCCCTTCTTCGATCCCGACAGCGTTTCCCAGGTCAAGGATGATCCCCGCTTCAAGGTTGTTGTCGGCGCGACCGAAGGCGAGACCATCCTGTCCATCAACAACAAGAAGCCACCCTTCGACAAGCTGCAGGTCAGGCAGGCGATCTCCTACGCGCTCGATCGCAAGGCGATCATCGACGGAGCCTCGGCCGGGCTCGGCCTGCCAATCGGCTCGCATATGTCGCCAGCTAACAAATATTATGTCGACCTGACCGGCCGCTATCCGCACGACGTGGCCAAGGCCAAGGAACTCCTCAAGGAGGCGGGACTGGAGAACGGCTTCAAGGCCACGTTGAAGCTACCGCCGACGACCTATGCGCGGCTCGGCGGCGAGATCATCGCCTCGCAGCTCCGCGATGTCGGCATCAACCTGGAAATTATCCCCGTCGAGTGGGCGCAGTGGCTGGACCAGGTGTTCACCAAGAAAGACTACGACCTGACCATCGTCTCCCATACCGAGCCGAACGACATCGATATCTACGCGCGCAAGGATTACTACTTCAACTACGACAACCCCGCCTTCAACAAGGTCATCGCCGATCTGGAGCTGACGTCCGACGAGGCCAAGCGCAAGGAATTGTATGCGCAAGCGCAAAAGATCCTGGCCGACGACGCGGTGGTCGGCTTCCTCTACGAACTGCCCAAGGTCGGGGTCTGGGACGCCAAGCTGCAAGGCTTGTGGGAAGACGCGCCGATCCCCGCCAACGACCTGACCAAGGTGAAGTGGAGCGAGTGA
- a CDS encoding acetylornithine deacetylase/succinyl-diaminopimelate desuccinylase family protein encodes MNERLLQAIDDRRDDVVALTADLIRFPTINPPGEAYRPCAEYLGARLRKRGFETEFIRAEGTPGDTDRYPRVNVVARFDGRSPGACVHFNSHIDVVEAGDGWTVDPFAGVVKDGKVYGRGACDMKGGLAASIIAVEAFMDAYPDFPGAIEISGTVDEESGGFGGVAHLAGLGYFSKPRVDHVIIPEPLNKDRICLGHRGVWWAEIETKGEIAHGSMPFLGDNAVRHMGAVLRAFEDELFPALDRKVTRMPVVPEGARRSTMNINSIHGGQTEDFRPGLPSPNVPDSCRLTIDRRFLLEEDLATVKGEVTGILERLKRERRKFDYEIRDLMEVLPLMTERDAPVVQAVAQGIHAIFDREPDYVISPGTYDQKHIARIGHIYDCIAYGPGILDLAHRPDEWVGIEDMVESAKVMAIGLNVLLRGTIG; translated from the coding sequence ATGAACGAGAGACTCCTGCAAGCAATCGATGACAGGCGCGACGATGTCGTCGCGCTGACCGCCGACCTCATCCGTTTTCCGACCATCAACCCACCGGGCGAAGCCTACCGGCCATGCGCCGAATATCTTGGCGCGCGGCTGAGGAAGCGTGGTTTTGAAACCGAATTCATCCGCGCCGAAGGCACGCCCGGCGATACCGACCGCTACCCGCGTGTCAATGTCGTGGCCCGTTTCGACGGCCGATCACCCGGTGCCTGCGTCCACTTCAACTCGCATATCGACGTCGTCGAGGCTGGCGACGGCTGGACCGTCGATCCGTTTGCCGGCGTCGTCAAGGACGGCAAGGTCTATGGACGCGGCGCCTGCGACATGAAGGGCGGCCTGGCCGCGTCGATCATCGCTGTCGAAGCCTTCATGGACGCCTATCCGGACTTCCCCGGCGCCATCGAAATATCCGGCACGGTCGACGAGGAATCCGGCGGTTTCGGCGGTGTCGCCCATCTGGCCGGCCTCGGCTATTTCTCCAAGCCCAGGGTCGACCACGTCATCATCCCCGAGCCGTTGAACAAGGACCGCATCTGCCTTGGCCACCGCGGCGTCTGGTGGGCGGAGATCGAGACCAAGGGCGAGATCGCGCATGGCTCGATGCCGTTTCTCGGCGACAATGCTGTGCGCCATATGGGTGCCGTGCTGAGGGCTTTCGAGGACGAATTATTCCCGGCGCTCGACCGCAAGGTGACGCGCATGCCGGTCGTGCCCGAAGGCGCCAGGCGCTCGACCATGAACATCAATTCCATCCATGGCGGCCAGACCGAGGATTTCCGGCCCGGCCTGCCCTCGCCCAACGTGCCCGATTCCTGCCGGCTGACCATCGACCGCCGCTTCCTGCTCGAGGAAGATCTCGCCACGGTCAAGGGCGAAGTGACCGGCATTCTCGAGCGGCTGAAGCGCGAGCGCAGAAAATTCGACTACGAAATCCGCGACCTGATGGAAGTACTGCCGTTGATGACCGAGCGCGACGCGCCGGTGGTCCAGGCCGTGGCGCAAGGCATTCACGCGATCTTCGACCGCGAACCCGACTACGTCATCTCGCCCGGCACCTACGACCAGAAGCACATTGCCCGCATCGGCCATATCTACGACTGCATCGCCTATGGACCGGGCATTCTCGACCTCGCCCACCGGCCGGACGAGTGGGTCGGCATAGAGGACATGGTGGAATCGGCCAAGGTGATGGCGATCGGGCTCAACGTGCTGCTGCGCGGCACAATCGGATGA
- a CDS encoding zinc-binding dehydrogenase, which translates to MRALQLIEDRRLETVDLPPPPPPALGEVTLRVKAVALNHIDVWGWRGMAFAKRKLPLVVGAEASGEVEAVGPGVSSLLPGQLVSIYGARTCGLCRACREGRDNLCEHVSGVHGFHLDGFAQEKINLPARLLVPAPPGVTDIGAAVAPVTFGTVEHMLFDNAKLQPGETILVHAGGSGIGSAAIQLAKRMGCTIITTVGSNDKIDKAKALGADHVINYRDDRFEGVVRKLTKKKGVDVVFEHVGADTFAGSMLCLKRGGRLVTCGSTSGVSTQINLMQLFQQQLKLLGSFGCRMENMANAMQKMAAGQVAPVIDTEVGFDDIDAALKRMEGRDVFGKIILRVA; encoded by the coding sequence ATGCGCGCATTGCAACTTATCGAGGACCGGCGTCTTGAGACGGTGGACCTGCCGCCTCCCCCGCCGCCCGCACTCGGCGAAGTCACGTTGCGCGTGAAGGCGGTGGCGCTGAACCATATCGACGTCTGGGGCTGGCGCGGCATGGCCTTCGCCAAGCGCAAGCTGCCGCTGGTCGTCGGCGCTGAAGCCTCCGGCGAGGTCGAGGCGGTCGGCCCTGGCGTTTCCAGCCTGCTGCCCGGACAATTGGTGTCGATCTATGGCGCGCGCACCTGCGGCCTTTGTCGCGCCTGCCGCGAAGGCCGCGACAATCTGTGCGAACATGTTTCCGGCGTTCACGGTTTCCATCTCGACGGCTTCGCGCAGGAAAAGATCAACCTGCCCGCACGCCTGCTGGTGCCGGCCCCACCCGGCGTGACCGACATTGGCGCCGCGGTGGCGCCTGTCACCTTCGGCACGGTCGAGCACATGCTGTTCGACAACGCCAAGCTTCAGCCGGGTGAAACCATCCTCGTCCATGCCGGCGGCTCCGGCATCGGCTCGGCCGCCATCCAGCTCGCCAAGCGGATGGGTTGCACCATCATCACCACGGTCGGCTCGAACGACAAGATCGACAAGGCCAAGGCGCTCGGCGCCGACCATGTCATCAACTATCGCGACGACCGCTTCGAAGGCGTCGTGCGCAAGCTGACGAAGAAGAAGGGCGTCGACGTCGTGTTCGAACATGTCGGCGCCGACACCTTTGCCGGCTCGATGCTGTGCCTGAAGCGCGGCGGCCGCCTGGTGACCTGCGGCTCGACCTCCGGCGTGTCGACGCAGATCAACCTGATGCAGCTGTTCCAGCAGCAGCTGAAGCTGCTCGGATCCTTCGGTTGCCGAATGGAAAACATGGCCAACGCCATGCAGAAAATGGCGGCGGGACAGGTCGCACCGGTCATCGACACCGAGGTCGGATTCGACGATATCGACGCCGCGTTGAAGCGCATGGAAGGCCGCGACGTCTTCGGCAAGATCATCCTGCGCGTCGCCTAG
- a CDS encoding ABC transporter ATP-binding protein — MSLLEIQNLSLSIGDTQILKDMELSVAPGEVMGLVGESGSGKSMTALTMMRLLPHAARATGRVSFDGIDILAASEDQMCALRGDDIGMVFQEPMTALNPVKTIGEQVAEGIRWHTKATRAQAEERARKMLDRVGLPSAKFPMSRYPHELSGGQRQRVLIAIACALRPKLLIADEPTTALDVVLQAQILDLLRDLVAESRMGLLLISHDLAVVTEMADRITILRRGKVMEAGDTARTLSEQLHPYTRQLAQASMHVPARARRHDASQGKPLLQVEGVTRDYRGRRASLFRRAPDIRAVDDVSLSMTPGQSVALVGRSGCGKSTLARMILALDRPSSGTIRFRGEAITGKSEAELKPARRDMQVVFQDPYSSFDPRQKVEKLVSEPLHVLENKPTRAERREMVAHALHEVGLDQRDMEKYPHEFSGGQRQRLSIARAIITRPKLVVADEPVSALDVSIRAQILDLFAELNQKLGIAYLFITHDLTVARAITDEVLVMHEGKIVERGKTSEVLDHPQSEAARELVTAAPDLHRAIARKMQEQG, encoded by the coding sequence ATGAGCCTGCTGGAGATCCAGAACCTGTCGTTGTCCATCGGCGACACCCAGATCCTGAAAGACATGGAGCTTTCCGTCGCGCCCGGCGAGGTCATGGGGCTGGTTGGCGAATCCGGCTCCGGCAAATCGATGACCGCGCTGACGATGATGCGGCTTCTTCCCCATGCAGCGCGCGCCACCGGGCGCGTCTCGTTCGACGGCATCGATATCCTGGCGGCAAGCGAGGACCAGATGTGCGCGCTGCGCGGCGACGATATCGGCATGGTTTTCCAGGAGCCTATGACGGCGCTGAACCCGGTCAAGACCATCGGCGAACAGGTAGCCGAGGGCATTCGCTGGCACACCAAGGCGACACGCGCGCAAGCCGAGGAGCGGGCGCGAAAAATGCTCGACCGGGTCGGTCTGCCCTCGGCAAAATTCCCGATGTCGCGCTATCCGCATGAACTGTCCGGCGGCCAGCGCCAGCGTGTCCTCATCGCCATCGCCTGCGCCTTGAGACCGAAACTGCTGATCGCCGACGAGCCGACGACGGCGCTCGACGTCGTGCTGCAGGCGCAGATCCTGGACCTTCTGCGTGATCTCGTCGCGGAGAGTCGCATGGGCCTGCTGCTGATCTCGCACGACCTCGCCGTGGTGACCGAGATGGCCGACCGCATCACCATCCTGCGCCGCGGCAAGGTGATGGAGGCCGGAGACACCGCGCGCACGCTGTCCGAACAACTCCACCCCTACACGCGCCAGCTGGCGCAAGCCTCGATGCATGTGCCGGCACGCGCCAGACGACATGACGCCAGCCAGGGCAAGCCCCTGCTCCAGGTCGAAGGTGTAACCCGCGACTATCGCGGCCGCCGCGCCTCGCTGTTCCGCCGCGCGCCTGACATCCGCGCCGTCGACGACGTCTCGCTGTCGATGACGCCAGGCCAGTCTGTGGCGCTGGTCGGCCGCTCCGGCTGCGGCAAGTCGACGCTCGCGCGCATGATCCTGGCGCTGGACCGGCCGAGTTCAGGCACGATCCGGTTTCGCGGCGAAGCGATCACCGGCAAGAGCGAAGCCGAGTTGAAGCCGGCCCGGCGTGACATGCAGGTTGTCTTCCAGGATCCCTACAGCTCCTTCGACCCGCGCCAGAAGGTCGAAAAACTGGTCTCGGAACCCTTGCATGTGCTCGAGAACAAACCGACGCGCGCCGAGCGCCGCGAGATGGTGGCGCATGCGCTGCACGAGGTCGGCCTCGACCAGCGCGACATGGAGAAGTACCCGCACGAGTTCTCCGGCGGCCAGCGCCAGCGCCTGTCGATTGCCCGCGCCATCATCACCCGCCCCAAGCTGGTGGTCGCCGACGAGCCGGTCTCGGCGCTCGACGTCTCGATCCGCGCCCAGATCCTAGATCTGTTCGCCGAGCTCAACCAGAAGCTCGGCATCGCCTACCTCTTCATCACCCATGACCTGACCGTCGCCCGTGCCATCACCGACGAGGTGCTGGTGATGCATGAAGGCAAGATCGTCGAGCGCGGCAAGACGAGCGAGGTGCTGGACCATCCGCAGTCCGAGGCCGCCAGGGAGCTGGTCACCGCGGCCCCCGATTTACACCGGGCGATCGCTCGGAAGATGCAAGAGCAAGGGTGA
- a CDS encoding beta-ketoacyl-ACP synthase: protein MANLNDHMGRPIVAVTGIGVVTSLGVGKTDNWAALTSGKSGIHPITRFPIDQLNTRISGMVDFLPSSSKGASPLTYELAELAGLEAVTEAGLDSSDFGGPLFLASPPVELDWAERFSLYNSDKDKDDTAAERLLRVARSLKELDIFETTQFGSIADRLADRLGTRGLPITLSTACASGATAIQLGVEAIRRGECDRALSIGADGSATAEALIRFSLLSALSTHNDIPEKASKPFSRDRDGFVLAEGSGALVLESLEAALARGATVLGVLSGCGEKADDFHRTRSKPDASPAIAAVRAALADAGLSEDEIDYVNAHGTSTPENDKMEHLALSTVFGERISSMPVSSNKSMIGHTLSAAGAVEAAFSLMTMRESVIPPTINYDNPDPAIVLDVVPNKKRNAEVRSVLSNSFGFGGQNTCLVMAREPV from the coding sequence ATGGCCAATCTGAACGATCACATGGGCAGGCCAATCGTCGCCGTCACCGGCATCGGCGTGGTCACCTCGCTTGGCGTCGGCAAGACCGACAATTGGGCGGCGTTGACCTCCGGCAAGTCGGGCATCCACCCGATCACCCGCTTTCCCATCGATCAACTGAATACCCGCATCTCCGGCATGGTCGATTTCCTGCCGTCGAGTTCGAAAGGTGCCAGTCCGCTCACCTATGAGCTAGCCGAGCTTGCGGGCCTCGAAGCGGTGACCGAAGCCGGTCTTGATTCCAGCGACTTCGGTGGACCGCTTTTCCTAGCATCGCCGCCGGTCGAACTCGACTGGGCCGAGCGCTTCTCGCTCTACAATTCTGACAAGGACAAGGATGACACCGCCGCCGAAAGACTGCTTCGGGTGGCGCGTAGCTTGAAAGAGCTGGATATTTTCGAGACCACCCAGTTCGGTTCGATCGCCGACCGCCTTGCCGACCGCCTTGGCACACGCGGTCTGCCGATCACCCTGTCGACGGCTTGCGCTTCAGGTGCCACCGCGATCCAGCTCGGTGTCGAGGCGATCCGACGCGGCGAATGCGACCGTGCGCTATCGATCGGCGCGGACGGTTCTGCCACCGCCGAGGCATTGATCCGCTTCTCATTGCTTTCGGCGCTCTCCACGCACAACGACATTCCCGAAAAGGCATCGAAGCCTTTTTCCAGGGATCGCGACGGCTTCGTATTGGCCGAGGGATCCGGGGCGCTGGTATTAGAATCGCTTGAGGCGGCACTGGCTCGCGGCGCGACCGTTCTTGGCGTCCTCAGCGGTTGCGGCGAGAAGGCCGACGACTTCCACCGCACCCGCTCGAAGCCGGACGCTTCGCCCGCCATCGCCGCGGTTCGCGCCGCCCTCGCCGATGCCGGCCTGAGTGAAGACGAGATCGACTATGTCAACGCCCACGGCACGTCGACCCCCGAGAACGACAAGATGGAACATCTGGCGCTGTCGACCGTATTCGGCGAGCGCATAAGCTCCATGCCGGTTTCGTCCAACAAGTCGATGATCGGCCACACGCTGTCGGCGGCTGGCGCCGTCGAGGCGGCATTCTCGCTGATGACCATGCGCGAAAGCGTCATCCCGCCGACCATCAACTACGACAATCCCGACCCGGCGATCGTGCTCGACGTGGTGCCCAACAAGAAGCGCAACGCCGAGGTTCGCAGCGTTTTGTCGAACTCCTTCGGCTTCGGCGGCCAGAACACTTGCCTTGTCATGGCACGGGAACCGGTCTAA
- a CDS encoding L,D-transpeptidase, which translates to MKKFFLVAAAMLATALFGTPSASYAAMLEAKIDVSSQTMTVRYGSEVYRWAVSTARSGYFTPRGTYRPQRTAKMWYSRKYDMSPMPYSVFFHGGYAIHGTGAVRQLGRPASHGCVRLHTANAAAFYSMVREVGFGNTRIVVTN; encoded by the coding sequence ATGAAGAAGTTCTTTCTCGTGGCAGCTGCGATGTTGGCAACCGCGCTGTTTGGCACGCCGTCCGCAAGTTACGCGGCGATGTTGGAAGCGAAGATCGACGTGTCGTCGCAGACGATGACGGTGCGGTACGGGTCGGAGGTCTATCGCTGGGCCGTGTCGACCGCCCGCTCGGGTTATTTCACCCCGCGTGGTACATATCGGCCGCAGCGAACCGCCAAGATGTGGTATTCGCGCAAATACGACATGTCGCCGATGCCCTATTCGGTGTTCTTCCATGGTGGCTACGCCATCCATGGGACGGGCGCTGTCAGGCAACTCGGCCGTCCGGCCTCGCATGGCTGCGTGCGGCTGCACACGGCCAATGCCGCGGCTTTCTATTCGATGGTGCGGGAAGTGGGCTTCGGCAACACGCGCATTGTCGTGACGAACTGA